The genomic region AAATTTGTACCTAATGTATTGCTTCGTCCTCATTTGTTAGGCTTCCAAccagtttgtcatatatgattTTATCTGTATTACATCTATGAAGTAAGTTAAATGGATTTAAAATGTTGCCGTTATTTActccttttgttgtttttaacctCATTATGATGGTTTTGGACTCTACCCTTGAAATGATTGCTTGTTCAGAAGAAAGTCTAACGGAAAGAGCGCCTGGTCCTAAGTTCtacattttctccctcttcctagTTCTGACCTCAGGCAAATTACTTACTATTTCTGGGTCTCTGTTTTCTTATGTGGAAAATGGAACTCTTATCACCTACTTCATTGACTCACAAAGCTGGGAGGATCCTCACACGTATTTTCCATTGTAATCATGGATTGGATATGGTAGTAGTTCCACTGAATTGGACCATAAAGTTTTGTGTGTTTAGAATAACTTGCTTACTAATTTGTCTTACTTGGTTTTCTTCTGTAGTATGAGGTTGATGAACTGCGTCGAAAGAAAGAGATTACAGTGAGAGGGGGAGATGTTTGTCCTAAACCTGTGTTTGCTTTCCATCATGCTAACTTCCCACGTAAGTGTTCTTCCATCCAGGATCATGACTGTTAATTTTGATTGAGTGGTAAACATGGGTAATAGGCTATTTAAATAAAGGTTTTGACCCAGGCTTAGGATTTTGTTGAAAACACAAGTAGAGAAACCTTTCACAAaggtaataatttattttatgtaattgttttttcttaaaaccTACTCAAGGCTAGAAATAAATGTTATGTtgttgtatactttttttttatgctCACCTTTCTGATTTAGAACTTTTTTAGAGAGTTTTCATGTTCTCCTGGGGGTTTTGCCTTTCCGTTTACAAAAGAGCACAATGAAATTGTCTTTTAGCTGCATATAGTTTGAATTTGGCAAACAATAAGTACCATATGCCCACTCTCTGTTAGATACTTTAGGGGGGTAGTTTTTCAAGTTTTTGAGGGGAACGGTAGATGGTTTTGGCAGCAGCCCTCTGAGAGAGAGGGAGTAGTCAGCGGGTCAGAGAGAGTaactaaagacaaaaacaacactTCTCGTGAAGAAATGTAAAGATGGATAAATCTTGCCTTCGATAAGCTTAGttttttgaaattctttaaaaaaaaagaatttggctGTTTCCTTAGTTTTACTTAAAAGCAGTAACACCTCTTCCCTTACAGAGTACGTAATGGATGTGTTGATGGATCAGCACTTTACAGAACCAACTCCGATTCAGTGCCAGGGGTTTCCCTTGGCTCTTAGTGGTCGAGATATGGTGGGCATTGCTCAGACTGGCTCTGGGAAGACATTGGCGGTACGTTACCAACAAGGGAAGATTTTTAACATTGTGTTAACTTATGTTGCTATTCTAATTATCCCGTATGTTCTCAATTCTTCATAAAATTCTAATTCAGATAGTGTAGGTAACGTCAGCTTTTTTAGCTATATGAAATATGTGGAAGCATTTTGTGTTCCAATTTACATTGCACATTTGTGTAACAGTTGTgagttgttttcactttcttctttaggCATTATAAATTCCTGTGATAATTTagaactattaaaataatagctTAGTTTTGGTATAAAGACTgtcattcttttttccctccagtaTTTGCTGCCTGCTATCGTTCATATTAACCACCAGCCATACTTGGAAAGGGGAGATGGCCCAATTGTAAGtgtattttagtttgttttataATTCTAAGAACAGCTACAATTTAATGATTTACTGTGTTTCAGGCACTGTGCTTTATGCACGTTTTCAGATTTCATTCTCAGGCCCTCCTTTCATATCTGGAAGTGCTATTAATCCCCCATCTTACTgataaatgacttgcccaaggtcatacagctattAAATGGCTGAGCTTGAATTTGAAACACGCTTAATCACTGCATACTGTACCTTCATATTTGGGCATTTACTGTGCAGTGAATCCAAGTGTAGTTTTTAATTGCTTGGTGATGCTGTGAGGAACACAAAAGAGATAGGAAGTTGAGGTCCTTCCCCTGTGGATCTAAGTCAGGTTCAGGGTGTGTATTGTTTGTGGTTGAGTAATActtatataaatgtttatatagaGCTGTCCCAATTACGTGGTTGGATTATTTTCACTTAGGCTGTTTCCTGTAAGATTTGAGTAGTggtcttcaaacatttttaatgtacagtcttacctgttttttaaaaattgagcttGCACTTCCTATGTGTACTTAAAAACATGTACATTATTACTCTGTGTCTAAAAtaatcacaaaaagaaataatatatttgcATTATGTAATACATTCTATCTGGCTAATAAAGTTAGCTTTATTATCATTAGCTAATATCTAATGGATTAGTACACAGAGCAAAATTCATTCTTAATAGTGTATGTGATACCTGTTTCAGAGTGTCTCCATTTTGTATTGTTTTGGCCAACTGCTTCTCAGATTGTATATGAGTCATTGTTTTTGCCTAATGTGGCTGGCTAAGAGCTTAAACCAGAAGTCAGGAAAGTGTCAGCTCTGTTCTTTCCTTATTCACCTGTTTCTTACTAATAGTTAATCCATGGTTTTGTTGCAGGAATATTTTAGAGCCACTTGTTCATTTTGTGAGAGCGTTTAGTTAAAACTGGATGATACAATCTGTAAATCCACTTATATAGCACACATGAACTGTAATGAATCATGTGTCAAAAGTAAACCATCATTCCACAtgctaaatattattttctcagaattttttaCCACACTCCAGTGTACTGTCTACACCCCTACCTTTCCAACCACTCTTCCACCTCCCCGTCACATACTTTGAAAGTATGTACCAGATTAGACAGTAGAGcacttttgtactttttttaaaatttgggataAATGTCTCAAGTGTGTGTTTGTTTCAGTGTCTAGTTCTGGCTCCTACCAGAGAGCTTGCCCAGCAAGTACAGCAGGTGGCTGATGACTATGGCAAGTGCTCTAGATTGAAGAGTACTTGCATTTATGGAGGTGCTCCTAAAGGTCCCCAGATTCGAGACTTGGAgagaggtaatttttttttaaacttcagcaTATGAGAATTACTAGTTTATCTCATTTTACCAATTTCTGTGGATGAAATTGAAGAGGAAAACAGTAGGTTcttgtgaaaaaaaatcagttttttcaGCTTCTTAGAAATTCTCAGGTATGGTTAAAATGCTATTTTGGGAAAGTCAACATGGCTAGAGAGTTAAACTTTTTGGAGATTTGATGATTATACCTGTATTCTCCATAAATCATGCTTTTCCAGGTACTGTGTTAAAGTTTAGCTAGTGCTCTGCCACCAGAGCTGTGCTGCTTAGTTTCCTGAGGCTTGGACAACGTATGAAGTGTTCTTGGTTGGCTagatctttggttttcttttacagGTGTTGAGATCTGTATAGCTACTCCTGGACGCCTGATAGATTTCCTGGAGTCAGGAAAGACTAATCTGCGCCGATGTACTTACCTTGTACTGGATGAGGCTGACCGAATGCTTGATATGGGCTTTGAACCCCAGATCCGTAAAATTGTTGACCAGATCAGGGTGCGTAGAGCTGATGATACACTATCTTTATGCCCTTTGCCTGTCACAGTTCCTTAGCCTAAAAGAAAGTCTTTCCTTTCCTGATAGCCTGATAGGCAGACATTGATGTGGAGTGCAACCTGGCCAAAAGAAGTAAGACAGCTTGCAGAGGATTTCCTGCGTGATTATACCCAGATCAACGTAGGCAATCTGGAGTTGAGTGCCAACCACAACATCCTCCAGATTGTGGATGTCTGCATGGAAAGTGAAAAAGATCACAAGTATGAGAGATTTCACTGTTTTGATAATGCTGATGAACCTTTCCTAATAATCCTCCAAAATTAAAGTGTTAGAGAAGCCAAGATTTTTTGAGGcctcaaaacattaaaagcaTTGCTAGCTTTCCATCCATTCTTTGTATCATTCATCAGAGCATTGTGGTTAAAGGCAAGGATTCTGGATCCTTagatttgaatcccagccctgAAAATTACCAGCTGTATAGAAAGTgatgagaaaagaaagcattgtAGTGTTAGGGGGTTGATATTGCAGCTCTACATAGCTTCTATATAGTGTATAGGGAGGTCTTCTCTGGGTGACTACATTGTTGTTGGTCTCAGGTTGATCCAACTCATggaggaaataatggctgaaaaggaaaataagacaataatATTTGTAGAGACAAAGAGACGCTGTGATGACCTCACTCGAAGGATGCGCAGAGATGGGTGAGTGTGGCACCGAGGTAATTAATTAGCTTCAGGTTCAGTAGGAATTTCTAAATTGGTATTGCGAATGTCGTGTACTGTTTCAATAATGTTTGTCATATGCTTTGTTCTTTAAATGGACACAGTCATCTAGTCAAGTAGTCTAACATTCACAATTCCATATGATAGCACACCTTTTTTAAGCTTAGTTTTcccgttgttttttttttaagatttctaaaATATTGGTCACTTTTCTTCTGACAGTTGGCCAGCTATGTGTATTCATGGAGATAAGAGTCAACCAGAAAGAGATTGGGTACTTAATGGTGAGTTCAAAGCTGAGCATCGTCCATATTCTGTTTCACAGATTGGTAgactttctgtaaaggaccacGTAGTAAATGTTTTTGGCTTTGTAGACCAAGTGGTGGTTCACATAACACTATTCACCTCTGCTGTTAGAGCACAAAAATGGCTGTAGACAATATGTACAGAAACGGCCTGCCTGTGTTCTAGTAAAACTGTTTGCAAAAACAGGCATTGTGCTAGATTGGATCCTCAGACCAGAGTTTGCCTAGCTCTACCATAGTTAATTGAATATTGGTGGCATTTCTAGAGTCTTTCCCTGTCGTTTAAGGTTAGTCATGCTGGCTCTTTACATTTTTTCACATCTTAtatcacttttcctttatttaataaGTTCTTGTCTTTATAAATACATTCACCAGCCCAGAAGCTCCCAAACGCTATGCTTTTGGGATAtttatggaggtttcatcatGTAGGCAATAATCAGTTATTAACGCAATCTCcagcttctctcccctcttccgAGGATAGAGAGTGGGGCTGTAACTTCCGAGGTTCTGATTATGGTTCGGTTTTTCTGGTGATCAGCCCCTATCCAGGAACTATCCTGGATCCCACCAAGTGTTGctttattagaacaaaagacagtCCTATTACCCAGGAAATTCTGAGGGATTTAGaaactctgtgtcaggaaccagggtcaaagactgatttattagaacaaaagattctCCTAGCATCTCTGtttcaagggttttaggaggtcagtgccaggaactgggcgcagagaccaatatatagtTTTCTGTTATTTCACAGGGGGAAAGTATGGTTTCTCCTTTCCACATCTTTTAAATTTGCTCCTCCCACCCCTGTGGTGTGGAGAGACCCACTCCCCCACGTTTAATACTTTTGGTTTAGTTTCATTTGGGAGATAACTTTGGTGTCataatttaaagggaaaaaattctgCCCCGTGTTAGTTTTATTACAAATTGCCACACTGTTTTAATGATATTTCATTATTAGAGTTAACTTTTTGTCTGTTGCCCCAAAAGAAGTAGTATTTCCCTTCAATTTAAAAGAGCTTGACGTGTTCTAACACCATTGCTTGAAATTTTAATGTGGTAGTTGTAAAAAGGCCAAATAGCTGGGAATGTTTATTTAGTCATTTTCTTAAGATGTATCACTTAGCCTTGATTTTGTAACTTGGCTTTCATGGTACCACTCTTGTTTTGCAGAGTTCCGTTCTGGAAAGGCTCCCATCCTCATTGCCACAGATGTAGCCTCCCGTGGGCTAGGTTTGTATAGATAGGTGTCTCTGTCAATGGTATATGTATCTTTTGGTTTAAAGATTTGTCTGTCATTTCAAATTAGAATTATATATACATGTGTTTTAGATAAATATTTAGAAGGGAAGACTACAAAGTGTGAACCCCCTCTCCCCCCACAACTTTTTTTTAGccttggtggttttttttttccttttttttttttttttttattcttttcaaagtctCTTCCTGCTCCTAACAAACAGGCTTTGGTCTGCAGCAAGGCCTAGGCATGACTGTTTCAAAAGTTAGAGGGAGAGGAGACATTCAGTTGAACAGCTCAGCTTCttcctggttttattttattttctggctgGGTAGAATGAGCCCAATTGAACCTAGCTATTAGAGGCTGGTTTCTTTGGTTATTCTTTTCCCTATACCAGTCTATCTATGCTAGATATGTATGGAGGTCCAATTCGATGAATGCTAACACAGTATATTCTTGGGATTTAATGAGTCCATAAATATTATAGCATTCCGCATTTAAGTTTGCGTTGCGCAGTTTTGTTTACTGAAGTAAAATTGGCATGGGCACTTGCttatcccctcctcccacccataCTGATAGCACTGATGTGCTGGCTTCCAATTTAAGGACTTAATTTGAAGCTGATCTTGGAGTTTTTGACCCATTATGATTTAAGATATGTGGAAATATTTTGTGGTACTTTACCCCTTGTTCTGAGTTAAACAGGTCTAACTCAAAACTCTTATATTAAACGATGAGATTATTTCTGTCACAAAAATATCTTTAGATTTTTGGcaggtatttaattttttttgcccaGTAAGGCAAGAAGTACCATATTCCCTTATAAGACTTAACATAAGGAGGACAAGCATTCAAAATGGAATACAAAAGTAATGAAGGCTTTTTATATGTTGCGCTCATCATTCCCTCCTTCAGAGGTGGTGACCTGCAGCCATGACTGAAAAGTGTCTCTGCCCTCTGAGGTCATGTCTGGATCTGTGCGGTTAGAACTTGGGCCTGTTGGGAGAAGAGGCTGAGGCCTGAAAGCAGTTTACATAAAAGCTTTCAGTGATCGTGGTTTTTAAACAGGCTTGCTATGTGCTGGTAGCTTCTTTGTGCATCTTGCCTAGACAATTAAAAATATTGGTTCCACGTCCCCTACATTTCTAAACCAAATCAATTGGCTACCATTAGAATAACGTAGACTCTTCATCCCACCCCCACTCATCCaagtgaggggagagggaaggtaCCTGAGTCTGTTTCTTGTTACTCGACATCAGTGCTTGTTTTGGGCCCCTTTGTTTGCTGCCTTGTAAAAATCAAAAGGAGGGGGAAAACCCACCAAAATGGCAGAATGCTGACCAAGGTCCTACAAGATCCTGGAAAGTGAAGGCTTCTACCTCATAGACAGGGGTGCAATTTTCAGCTGAGTCACCAGGCCTTTTTTCACTTCCTGTCGAGCGATGGCCTCTTAAATGTTCCCTTCAGGTAAGTTCTTGGATTCCCATAATTTTGTAATAGTCATCCTTAGGAAATCACTATTCCCTTTCCACtgggatatttttaatttttcctttttttgtttaaactACACGTTGTTAAAGTAAAAGtattgaatttattttgttttgttttttaacagaagCTTTGATATCAGCTGCAGATCACTGTACATGGCCGAGGCAAAATCTACATTGGCCCGAAGCAGCTCTAGATGAGCCTGTTGGCTAGTCTCAGTCCCTCCCAGTTAGTGATTGGAGATTCAGGCCATGTCATAGGGCTTGTCAGAGAAAGAGTTCTTATGCTAGGCAGCTGGCCTAAACATTAACTTTTCAATTTCTTATCCTGCTACAGCATCTTCACTAAAGGCAGCAAGATAATATTGTGGCAGTGCACAATAACATCAGGGCAGGCTTGACTGGAGAAAAACCAAATCCTGCGCTTGCTCTTATGTGCCCTCAGCCAGCtctatgtgtgcacacacaggaCACCTTTCTAGTGTGAAGAACTTGCACCATGTCTGTCCCCTATTGAACCCCTCCAGAAATACTCCCAAGTGTTAGTATCTGAACTGTTGACTCCAGTCCCCAGTGCTTTCTGCTAGGAGAGCACACGTCTGTGCATCCACCGCAGTAATTCACCTTGCTCTGCTGCCCATGGCCGTACACAGTGGGATTGACAAAGGAGCATTATCCTAGCTCTGAAGATGTGGTCATGGAGCGTAATTTCCCATCCCCCCATCTCATCCATCCTGGCCCTGTaaatttttggttttcctttgttgCATCAACGACCCTAGCCGGAGACTCACGCTGCCCCCTGTGATAACTGCCTTCTCGTCTTTCTGGTGTGATTTCAGGACTTTAGGGGTCAGTAAAGACTGAGGAGCCTTTATTGTAATAAGAAACAGACATAATGCCCCTTTCTTCACAGACCCTTTAACAacagctgaattttttttttaatcatctccCCATGCCCCCTGAAATTAATCCAGTCTGGGCAATAGATGCAGTCTGACCCTTTGGATGTaacttacatttttttattaattatttttttctacaatcACCCCAATTATCCTTGGGGGAGGCGTTGGAGGACCTGAAATTTTTACCCAAACCCAGGTTCTCCGGCGCTTGGCAACCAAATGGGGCTACAGAGAAGCATCTAAGCCAGTTCACAGAGCGAGCGTGTGTGGGGACTTCTCACTGCCACGGACCCTTGATGCATGCTCCCCGCGCTCCAGTGGTCCCGTGTCAGAAGGCGGAGTTTTCGAAAGGAGGCCgccaaaaataaaaggcaaagagaCGGGATCGGCTGCAGCGGTTTCCCAAAGGAGGAGGGAGTGTGCATCGGTCTGGTAACAAAcagagaatgttttttaattatttatatcacaaaaatctgtgttttatctaggatattttctgaatattctttgtaaaatgcagattttttccACAAAACAttaggattctttgttatattcttaaatttgtttGTTTAAGTAGGTAAAAATAGACATTTAGCTGAAAGCATTACACTAACATTTACATACTTGAAGCATTAGGAGGTTATTCAGCCCAATTCCCAGCAGTGGACAGAACATTGAACTTGTGTCTCAAGGTTTCATGGTTTTTCCCACACTCTTTGGCTGTTTAATTTCCCAGGTTACATAGACCATCTTTGTTAATTGAAGCAAGAATCAAGTTGAAGTAACCTTGAGTTGAGCAAAAAACCTCAtttggcagagctgggcttggtAGTACAGTGAAATTTTAGTGTAATGTGCTCTTGTGGTAATTGAAAGGGGAAAGATGATTTGGGTGTTTCTGCAAAGGAAAATAGGTGTACTTGGCTCtgatcagttttttaaaatataagagcaaaacttttttttaatctaaatatcTTGATTAAGTCTCTTTGAAAACGTAGTCATAAGGtatatgaagtttcttttttcattttgctctgtGACTGGTTTAAAGGTAAGTTTGTTATGTTACTGGTAGATTTTGCCAGGCTTCTCCCAACAGAGTAGAAGTGATTTGGCCTTGTAAGTTAACGGTGGTACCACTTTTTTCTACGTTCCAGTTTTGAAAAGGATAGAACTGGAATTTGCTGCAACTCCTGTCAGTGTATTGGTAAAAATACAGAGGCGGCGGGAGTTTGGATGGTTGAATGGGATTTCCTTAGGATTTTGCAGCTGATTAAGATGCCACTTCCTGTGCATGTCCCAAGAATCATTAATCCTCTTTTACTCTGTTGGGATGAGTCTTTTTTTGTTCCTATGCAGAGTGGTCACTAACTTAGTCTTCTCTCCTCTTGCTGTCATCTGCATTCGTGCTTCCCACCTGTTGTTGGCATGTCCTTTACCTTCTCTTTCCCTGCCACATCAACCTACACACTGACTCATCATTGGCTTTGAAGATGTGGAAGATGTCAAGTTTGTGATCAACTATGACTATCCAAACAGCTCAGAGGACTATGTGCATCGTATTGGCCGAACAGCCCGTAGCACCAATAAGGGCACCGCCTACACCTTCTTCACCCCAGGAAATCTAAAGCAGGCCAGAGAGTTGATCAAGGTGCTGGAAGAGGCTAATCAGGCTATCAATCCTAAACTGATGCAGCTGGTGGACCacagaggcggcggcggcggagggggTAAGGGTAAGTCCTGGAGTTCTCCAGGTACTGCCAAGGTATCTTTTTTCATcattgtgtcttgttttttaattcctgTGAAACCTTTAAGTATGTTGCTTGCTAATAAAGGACAGTGCCTAGTAGGTTTTAGTAATCTCTCCTGAGTAAGACAGTGTGAAGTTTGGGGGCAGTGCGGTCAGGATTGTCCTACTTTTGCAGCAGAGTATTTGTGTAGATAACAATGTAAAACTGACCTTTGTATTTTGAAGTATATGGTGTGTATTCAGAATTGAGCTGAATTATGGTTGCTTTTAATGCCTTTGAAAGCCTCAGTAGTGTGATTTAATCTGAAAATTGGACAGTTGCAAAATATACTAGAACCTGGGCTTCCTGATGACCCAGTTTGGTATTATATTTTCCTCAGCCTATTGCGTGTTGAAGCTCTGCATCAGGATCACCTAagaggttttttaaaatacagctttgtgttttttttaagtggcTTTGGAATTGAGCTAGGAATCTGAGCCTTTTTTCCTAGAGCTTGTGAGATGATTCTGGTGCAGTTAGGTCTACAAAGCAACATTTGAGAGCCACTGTGCGCTAAGAGAGGGTCCCGTCATGGTGATATTAGctgcttgtcattttttttttttttttttttaacctaaggtAAGTCACCTAAACCTCTTTATCATTGTTCCTACATTTTAAAGATTGTGTTTCTTGGTAAtcctcaaagaaagaaaggactgaAATGGTGGGAAGTTGGGTATCTTTTAATGTTTATCATTCTTTGGAATGTGTCCTGTTAAAGAGTCAAATTAtgggtatattttttaaatactgatttgGAGGCTGCCCTagctaaagattaaaaaaaaatgttgaatacTTTTGTACCTGGTAGAATTTTTACGTGTGGTTATATTTGAATCCTGTATCTGGCATTAAAAATTCCTTGTATCCTCCCATCAGGAGGTCGTTCTCGGTACCGGACCACTTCTTCAGCCAACAATCCCAACCTGATGTATCAGGATGAGTGTGACCGGAGGCTTCGAGGAGTCAAGGATGGTGGCCGGAGAGACTCTACAAGCTATCGGGATCGTGGTGAAACCGATAGAGCTGGTTACGCTAATGGCAGTGGCTATGGAAGTCCAAATTCTGCCTTTGGAGCACAAGCAGGCCAATACACCTATGGTCAAGGCACCTATGGGGCAGCTGCTTATGGCACCAGTGGCTATACAGCCCAGGAATATGGCGCTGGCACTTACGGGGCTAGTAGCACCACCTCAACTGGGAGAAGTTCACAGAGCTCTAGCCAGCAGTTTAGTGGGATAGGCCGGTCTGGGCAGCAGCCACAGCCACTGATGTCACAACAGTTTGCACAGCCTCCAGGAGCTACCAATATGATAGGTTACATGGGGCAGACTGCCTACCAAtaccctcctccccctcctccccctcctccttcacgTAAATGAAACCACTCAAGTGGTAGTGActtgtgcaaacttaactacatTTAAAGGAGCGCTgtctttccccttttttttctcttcccctttcctttcttttttatttttattttttccccaaccaTTGTGATTTGTCTTTCATGCAGGTTAGTTAGAATTCACTGCCAGGTTTCTTCTGCCCACCAAAATGATCCAGTCTGTAATAAcagattttgtaaaaaaaaaaaaatatatatatatatatatatatatatacacacacacacacacacacacacagccgaCTGGAAGATTCCCCCCCCCAACTTCTTGCATGTTGAGGATATTTGAGctatttttcatcttaaaagaaaaagtaaggtaTTAGGCCCTTTTGTGGGAGCCCATTTTTTGTTGTCCtgagttggggtggggagggtggagggttGAATTCTGCAGAAGAAGATGGCATCTTTGCTTTAAATTGCTCTCATTACTGGGTTAGAAAACCGAGAGGGAGCTCCCTGCACACTTTCTCTaatgctttttaacatttttcacgCTGGAACAGGGTTCCTCAAGGCCTGATGAGTTTTTCAGACAGTGCTTTGCCATGTTGTTTTGGCTGATTGCTTGTTAAGTGCATttgacagtttaaaaaaatttctaattgGTTTTGTCTCCCTTACACCTTGCCTTTCCCCTTCCCAATTACTGAAAAATAACCGTTTTAGTGTCAGGTTAGAAATTGAATTGCTGAGTCTGAGTTTTTTAAGTgtatcttttaattaaaaaccCCAAGTGTTTATTGCAATGGTTAAATGTAGCATCTCAGCATCTGGTGGAAGCTGCCTATTTTTCTTCCCCGTATAACCAGGGACCATCTGTGAAATTCATTTTCCAACCAGACAGCTGCTGTGAGCAGAATGAACATACGTGCTCactggaaatttattttattagccAGTTAAGTATGCATTCACCTGCAGTGTAAAAACGACCTTTAATTATAAACCGAATATACTGAATgggcaagttttctttttaagctcAGTATCTGTAGAGCTAGAATAAAAGCAACTCTTTGCCAGCTAGTCAGCCCTTTTGGCCAAGTTATCTTGAATAAAGAATGTTAAGGGTTTATTAAGAAAGAACTCTTAATTGTGTTCACACTCTGTTCTCTGCAGTGCTTTCTAACAGCTTTGGGATGCAGGTTTTCCTCGGCATCCTTTTGCACTCAGCTTTGTTACAGGTAGGTAGTGCTTAAGAAAAGTGACAGAGGACTGAAGCCGGAGTCCTTTCGCTTTTCCTCCATCTGAAGGGAGGGGAGTTTGCCCCTTCACAATAATACTCTTTTCCTGAGACTTCGTGTAATAGACAAGCCTAGAAAGAATCTTCTGCTCTTGTTTTCACCATAACAGAACAGGGAGATCAGACAGCCCCAGAAACCTCTTTCATATCCACTGTGGGACTATTAGTTTTTTTTTATGCTGTTACCAGTATTGTTCATTAATAATGTAGTTAAAGGAGGAAGGCTCCATTGCATTCTTTGGCTAAGGCCTGAGAGTGCTTGCTGGTTTGTAAGATCTaaatatttgggatttttgttttattttccttttaaaattcttcagggagagagaagggattgTTTCTGAGGGGTTCTGAAAGTATGGTTGAATGTGCAACGTACAGGTAGGTTGTCAGCATAAGCTGAAATATATGCATGTAAGAACTTTgacatctttttttgtttttttcactttcttctttcttaactttacttctctttttccccccttcttaCAGAAGTTGAGGCCAAGGGAGGATGGTAGGCACAGGAAAAACATGGCAAAACTGCTCTGTGTTTTCAAACCAAAGTATccgccccccccctccccccccaaatgTTGCCTAAGCACTGACCAGTCCATTGTAGACATTTCTTTCTACACCAAAACtcgttttttgttttaaacacagAGGTACTACCACAGGGGGTGTCCTCCTCTTGCAGGTCTTAAAAGCATCCCTTTGCAGGCAAGGTCTCTGGGCAAGCAATGGGTGTTTGGTCTGCTGCTTGCTTTTTTCCACCAGAGATGTTGCAATCATAAAGTCTAAATAACAGCATATTCCAAATCTCAAAAGCTATAGTGGCCTGAGCACAGCTGAGATCTAGCAGTTTTTCCTGTATAGCTCTGGAGTAACTCTTCTGCCTCTGTGTCTGTCACTTATGATTCAGGTTCTCTCTGCTTCAGAACATGAGCAGAAGAGTCCTCATCTGATGCTAGTTTTTGCAGTCATGGTGGAGACTCATTTAGAAAAGATCTCAATGTTAAGCTATGGGGCTGCTAC from Equus asinus isolate D_3611 breed Donkey chromosome 4, EquAss-T2T_v2, whole genome shotgun sequence harbors:
- the DDX17 gene encoding probable ATP-dependent RNA helicase DDX17 isoform X2, coding for MRGGGFGDRDRDRDRGGFGARGGGGLPPKKFGNPGERLRKKKWDLSELPKFEKNFYVEHPEVARLTPYEVDELRRKKEITVRGGDVCPKPVFAFHHANFPQYVMDVLMDQHFTEPTPIQCQGFPLALSGRDMVGIAQTGSGKTLAYLLPAIVHINHQPYLERGDGPICLVLAPTRELAQQVQQVADDYGKCSRLKSTCIYGGAPKGPQIRDLERGVEICIATPGRLIDFLESGKTNLRRCTYLVLDEADRMLDMGFEPQIRKIVDQIRPDRQTLMWSATWPKEVRQLAEDFLRDYTQINVGNLELSANHNILQIVDVCMESEKDHKLIQLMEEIMAEKENKTIIFVETKRRCDDLTRRMRRDGWPAMCIHGDKSQPERDWVLNEFRSGKAPILIATDVASRGLDVEDVKFVINYDYPNSSEDYVHRIGRTARSTNKGTAYTFFTPGNLKQARELIKVLEEANQAINPKLMQLVDHRGGGGGGGGRSRYRTTSSANNPNLMYQDECDRRLRGVKDGGRRDSTSYRDRGETDRAGYANGSGYGSPNSAFGAQAGQYTYGQGTYGAAAYGTSGYTAQEYGAGTYGASSTTSTGRSSQSSSQQFSGIGRSGQQPQPLMSQQFAQPPGATNMIGYMGQTAYQYPPPPPPPPPSRK
- the DDX17 gene encoding probable ATP-dependent RNA helicase DDX17 isoform X1, with product MRGGGFGDRDRDRDRGGFGARGGGGLPPKKFGNPGERLRKKKWDLSELPKFEKNFYVEHPEVARLTPYEVDELRRKKEITVRGGDVCPKPVFAFHHANFPQYVMDVLMDQHFTEPTPIQCQGFPLALSGRDMVGIAQTGSGKTLAYLLPAIVHINHQPYLERGDGPICLVLAPTRELAQQVQQVADDYGKCSRLKSTCIYGGAPKGPQIRDLERGVEICIATPGRLIDFLESGKTNLRRCTYLVLDEADRMLDMGFEPQIRKIVDQIRPDRQTLMWSATWPKEVRQLAEDFLRDYTQINVGNLELSANHNILQIVDVCMESEKDHKLIQLMEEIMAEKENKTIIFVETKRRCDDLTRRMRRDGWPAMCIHGDKSQPERDWVLNEFRSGKAPILIATDVASRGLDVEDVKFVINYDYPNSSEDYVHRIGRTARSTNKGTAYTFFTPGNLKQARELIKVLEEANQAINPKLMQLVDHRGGGGGGGKGGRSRYRTTSSANNPNLMYQDECDRRLRGVKDGGRRDSTSYRDRGETDRAGYANGSGYGSPNSAFGAQAGQYTYGQGTYGAAAYGTSGYTAQEYGAGTYGASSTTSTGRSSQSSSQQFSGIGRSGQQPQPLMSQQFAQPPGATNMIGYMGQTAYQYPPPPPPPPPSRK